CTCGGTGGGATGTTGATCGCGGGCCTTGGCTGGCAGGCGATTTTTCTGCTCAACGTGCCGCTGGGTATTCTGAATATCTGGCTCGCGTATCGCTATTTGCCGGCGGATGCACGGCGGGCGAAAGCGCGGTGGGTGGGTTTCGACAAGGCAGGTACGTTGCTACTGGGGTTGACGCTCGGGGCGTATGCGCTAGCCATGACGATCGGGCACGGTGATTTTGGTTTGCTCAATATCGCGCTGCTGCTGACGGCTGTTTTCGGCGCCGGGTTTTTCATAGTCGTGGAGGCCAGAGTTGCATCGCCATTGATTAAATTGGCGCTGTTCCGTGAGCCGGGCCTGAGCGCGAGCCTGGCCATGAGCATGCTCGTTTCGACGGTGATGATGGCGACGCTGGTGGTCGGGCCGTTTTATCTTTCGGGGGCGCTTGGCCTGGGTACGGCGCTTGTCGGCCTTGCCTTGTCGGTCGGCCCGTTGGTGGCTGCGCTGACCGGTATGCCGGCCGGTCGCCTGGTGGACCGTTTTGGCACTCGGCGCATGACCCTTGTCGGGCTCGTCGCAATGGCGCTCGGCACAGGTGCTTTATCGATGATGCCGGCGGGTCTTGGCATCCTCGGTTACCTGGCGCCCATCGCGGTGATCACGGCCAGCTACGCGTTATTTCAGGCGGCCAACAACACTGCGATCATGACCGACATCCGCCCGGACCAGCGCGGCGTGATTGCCGGCATGCTCAGCCTGTCGCGCAATCTCGGCCTGATCACCGGGGCCTCGGTCATGGGCGCGGTGTTCGCCTTTGCATCGGCGACGGCAAACATCACCACGGCATCTCCCGCCGCCATCGCCAACGGTATGCGGATAACGTTTGCCGTCGCCATGGTGTTGATCGTCCTGGCCCTTGTTGTCGCGCTGGCGCGGCGAGTTTCACACTGCTGCACTGCATGCAGTAATGAACTGCAGTGAAGCTGTATTGTTCGTGCGAAATCGAATGCCGATACTTCCTGCACATGGCGCAGAAGGGCTGCGCTGAAGTGAAGGAGTCAGGCAATGGTTTCTGTCGTTCGTATCGCACACACCGGCGCACCTGAGGTGATGACCATCGAGCAAGTGTCGGCGCATGAGCCGGGCCCCGGTGAAGTCTGGCTGGAGCAGGAGGCGATTGGCGTCAACTTCCTCGATGTGAGTCAGCGCAAGGGCACCGTACCGCTGCCATTGCCGTCGGGTCTGGGCCTTGAAGGCGCGGGCCGTGTTGCTGCCATCGGCGCGGGGGTGAGCAACGTCAAGGTGGGTGATCGAGTGGCGTACGCAACGGGGCCTGTTGGCGCTTACGCCAGTGCGCGGCTGTTTCCGGCCGAGCGGCTGGTGCCGATTCCCGACGCGTTGACGGCTGAAGAGGCGGCCGCGGTGTTGTTCAAAGGCATTACCGCGCAGTACCTGCTGAAGACGACGTATCCGGTCGGCCCCGGCACCACCCTGGTGCTGTATGGCGTAGCGGGCGGCCTCGGGCAGATCATGGCGACGTGGGCCAAACACTTGGGGGCCTTTGTCATCGGCATTGTGTCCCGGGCCGCGAGTGTCGAGACAGCCAAGGCGCTGGGCTGCGATGCGGTGCTGGTATTCAATGCCCAGACACTGGCCGCGGACGTCGCGGAAATCACCCGCGGCAAGAAAGCCGATGTGGTCTACGATCCCATCGGGCGGGTGTCGTTCGAAGCGTCACTCGACTGCTTGCGACCACGGGGGTTGATGGTGTCTTTCGGGGCCTCTTCCGGGGCGCCGACTGCGGTCGAAGTGGCCACGCTCAATGCCAAGGGCTCGTTGTTCCTGACCCGTCCTTCGCTCGCCGCGCACACCACGGATATCGCCGAATATCGGCAACGGGCCGATGATGTACTGGCTGCGGTCGAGGCGGGCATAATCAAGCCCGGCATCTGGGGCCGCTATGCCTTGGCCGAGGTGGCCAAGGCCCATGCCGATCTGGAAGGCGGCCAATCTCGCGGTGCGATCGTCCTCAAACCCTGATCGTCTGTTACCTGAAAAAAGAGTGTTTTGTGAACCCACTGGACAGCCGCCACATCGATGAAATTGCAGCACTCCTTGCGGTCGCCTCGGCGCATTCGTTCGTCGCTGCCGGACGGTTGCTGCAACGCCATCCGACGGTGATTTCAAAGCGTCTGGCGGCCATGGAAAAGCGCTTGGGCGTGCGGCTGATGGAGCGTACGACGCGTCAAGTGCGGTTGACCGATGCCGGCAACCGTCTCGTCGAACGTCTGCGCTCTGCCACGGGTTTGATCATCGAGGCGGAACAGGAAGCGTCACTGGGCGCGGCGCAGGTTCGTGGCGTCCTGCGCCTGGCTTTTCCCGCCGCGATGGGGCGCCTGTGGCTGGCGTCGATGTTGCCGGAATTTCTGGCGGCTCATCCGCTGGTCTCTGTCGAGGTGGATTACAGCGATCGCGTCGTCGACATTATTGGTGAGGGATTTGATGCGGCGATTCGTATTGGCGAATTGAACGACAACCGCCTCGTCGCGAAGAAGCTCAGCGATCATCGCCGCATTCTCTGCGCTTCACCGAGTTATATAGAACAGCACGGCTTACCGACCAGTCCGAAAGAACTGACCGAGCACAACTGCCTGGGCTTCACCGGCCTTGCAGCGTTCCCTGAATGGCGCTTGTCGAAGGGTGATCGGCAGGAGAAGGTCATCACCAGGGGAACCTTGACCTCGAACGACGGCGAGGCGTTGCTCGCCGCGGCCAAGGCCGGCGTCGGTATTTTGGGCGCCGGCGAGTGGCTGATGAGCCGTGAAATCGCCAACGGCCAGATGGTGCGCGTTCTGCCGGAGTGGGATCTGGATGCCCAAGGCGGGATTTATCTGGTGCGAGCATCAGCAGCTTTTACGCCGGCAACGCTCATGGCTTTCAAGGAATGGCTGGAGGCCAGATTTGCGCAAGGGCCGCCTTGGCAAATGCCAGTCATCTAAGCGCAATACCTGTGGGAGCGGGCTTGCTCGCGAAAGCGGTGTGTCAGGCGACATTAATGTTGACTGTGCCGCCGTCTTCGCGGGCAAGCCCGCTCCCACATGGATTGCGCTAGGCCATCACATCAAGGTATTTCGCGGCATCCCCAACAGGCCGGTCAGGGTGTTGATAATCGCTTGTTGCCGCGCACGGTCTGTCTGGTGCACGGCTTCTGCGGCGGCGACATCGGCGTCACAGTGAGGGCAGGTCACTTCGTGCGCATGGATGTACTGCAAGCAGCCGCGACACAGGGCCAATTGCGGTGGAATGCGTCCTTCGTCCGGTGATTTCTGGCCCTGGTTTGCGCCATAAAAGGGCACGGCGGCCCCTAATTCCGGATAGGCCACGGCCGCGGCATTGGCGACTCCGCCGCCATAACAGAAGCCGGTGATGCCGATTTTTCCGCGGGTGGCGTCATGTTTCATCAGCCACTCAATGGCGGCGAAAAAGTCATTCATGAGTTTTTCCGGGTCGACGGTCTGCTGCAATTCCCGACCTTTGTCGTCGTTGCCGGGATAGCCGCCCACCGACGTCAGGCCGTCTGGGGCGAGTGCGATGAACCCCGCTTTGGCGAGACGCCGGGCGACGTCCTCGATGTAAGGGTTGAGCCCACGGTTTTCATGCACGACCACCACCGCTGGCAGCTTGCCGGTGGCTTTCGCAGGGCGCACCCAATAACCACGAACCTGCCCGTGCCCCTTGGGCGAGGGATAGGTGATGTACTCGGCGATGATCTCCGGGTCGGTAAATTGCACCTGCTCGGCCAGTGCATAATTCGGGCTCAGGGCGGCGAGGAGGGCCGAGGCCGTCAAGCCGCCCAAGGTGAACAGCGCCGCACGATCAAGAAACTCTCGCCGGTTGATTTTGCCGTGGGCGTAGTAGTCGTAGAGTTCGAGCAGTTCAGGGGCAAAATCTTTCGCCGTGAGACGATCCATCTGCGTGCTTCCTGTTGGTTGATCCGGATTTCGATTCGGCGGCTTTTCGTAGGAGCCAGGCTTGCCGGCGAAGGCGTCCTTAAGAGCGCCTTCGCCGGCAAGCCTGGCTCCTACATGTCCGATTTACCCGACCGGTATTAGCGTTATGGCAATCAGCTCTCAGCCTGTTTATTCAACGCCTCTTCAGTCGCCGCGATTTCTGCCTGACGCTTGATGATCATCTCGCCCACGGGCGGGCCCTGGAAGCGTCGGGCTTCAAAGGCGAACCAGACGATTGCCGTCAGAATCAGAAAACCGAGCGTGATGTACAGCGCCCAATCGTTCGGCGGCTGGATGCCGATGGCAAAGATCAGCACCATCGAGAGGATCGAGAGGATGGCGAACAACGAGTACAGCCCGCGCCCCATGTTCCATGGCCCCATGTGTGGCCACTTCGGGGTCCCGTAGGTAAACAGGCCCAGCACGATGGGAATGATGAAAGAGAAGAACAGGAAGATCACCGTGCAAGAGACCACAATCGTGTAGACCGGCGTTTCACCGATCGATACCAGGGACGATCCCCACACGAACAACACCGCAAGGGTGGCACCGGTCCAGATCGCCGGCACAGGGCTGCGATGGGTCGGTGAGACCGAGGCCAATGCTTTCGAGAAGGGCAGGCCGCCGTCACGGGAAAACGCGAAGATCATGCGTGAAACCGAGGTCACGGTCGCCAGCCCGCAGAGAACCTGCGAGATGAAAATCGCCAGGTAAAGCGCCATCTTGATCGCCGGGTTCACCTGAGTGTCCATCGCCCAGAAGAACACATTCCAACCCTGCTTCGCCGCTTCGTCCATGCTCGGCAGCATCAGTACAAACGAGCAGAGCATCACCCAGCCGAACAGCAACGACCAGGCCACCGAGCTGACCATCCCGACCGGTACCGACACGGATGCCCGATGGGTTTCTTCGGAGGTATGCGCCGAGGCGTCATAGCCGGTGATGGTGTAGATCGGCAAGAGCAGGCCGAGCATGAAAACCCAGCCGTTCGACACCTGTGGCCAGACGTTGCCACCGGCCTCGCCAGAATAGTTGCCGAAGGTCACCAACCGGACGAACTCATAGCTGGGCGCGGCGATCAGGCAGACGATGGTCAGCGCGAGTGCCGTGGCGAAAATCAGGTAGCCCGAGAAGTCGGTGAGCTTTGCCGTCAGGCCGATGCCGAAGTGGTTACACAAGGCCTGGAGGCCGGTCAGGATCGCCAGGAAAGTGATCCGTGTGGTGATGGTGTCTTCCATTCCCAGGGCCGGTCCGAAGGCACCGAAAAAGAAGTAGTAAGTACCGACGTTGATCGCGCCGAGCACTGTAATCAGCCCCAACAGGTTGAACCAGGCCGTCAGCCAGCCGGTGAAGCGGTTACCGAGAATCGAGCCCCAGTGATAGAGGCCACCAGCCGTTGGGTAGGCCGAGGAAATCTGTGCCATGGCCATGGCGAAAACCCCGGAGATCAGGCAGCCGAGTGGCCAGCCGATGCCGATGGCTGCGCCGCCTGCACCCGAAGTACCCTGGGCCAGCGAGTTGATGCCACCCGAGAGGATGCAAATGATCGAAAAGGAAATGGCAAAGTTGGAGAAAACACCCATGCGTCGCGAGAGTTGCTGGGCATAGCCCATGCTGTGCAACACCTTGAGGTCGTCGTCTTGTGGCGCGGTGGCGCCGGGTTGGCTTACTGGACTCATAGCGTGTGCTCTTGTTCAGGTTTTGATCCACATCCATCCGCGTGGTGCGTGCCGAATGGGTTTGTCTTCAACCCCCTGTTGTACTGCTCCTGCCTCTAACGGTTGAAATCCATGCAGGCTCGTCGGCCATGCACAGACGATTGCTCTAGAGACGACCGTGGAACGCCGCGTCGAAAATTTCTGCCGCGCCAGTTCGTGTCAACGGCAACGGGTTGCCGCCGGCACAGGGGTCGACAATCGCCATGTCCGCGATCAGATCGATCTGCTTGTCATCCACGCCCAGTTCAAACAGCGTATGGGGCACGCCGATGTCTTTGCGCAGCTTGAGAACGAAGGCCAGAAAGCTGTCGAAGCCCGGTGAGGGCAGGCGCAAATAAGCCGCCAGGCGGGTGATGCGTTCTTCAATGGCCGGGCGGTTGAACTTCAGCACGTAGGGCATGAGCGTGGCATTGGTCATGCCGTGGTGGGTGTCGTACAGGGCGCCCACCGGATGCGCGAGTGCGTGCATGCCCCCCAGACCTTTCTGGAAAGCGGTGGCGCCCATCGCGGCAGCCGCCAGCATTTGCGCGCGCGCGTCGAGGTCGGAGGGAGTGTGTACTGCGCGTACCAGCGCATTGGCCACCAGGCGCATGCCTTCCACCGCAATGCCTTCGGCCATCGGATGAAAACCGGGAGCGCAGTACGATTCCAGGCAGTGGGCAAACGCGTCCATGCCAGTGCCGGCGGTGACTTTTGCCGGCATGCCGACGGTGAGGGCCGGGTCGCTGATGACCACCCGCGGCATCATTTTCGGGTGAAAAATGATGCGTTTGGTGTGCGTACGTTCGTCGATGATCACCGCTGCGCGGCCCACCTCTGAACCGGTCCCCGCGGTGGTGGGCACCGCAATGATCGGGGCGATGCTGCTTTCGTCGGCGCGTGTCCAGTAGTCACCGATGTCTTCGAAATCCCAAACCGGTCGGGTCTGGCCGCTCATGAACGCGATGAGCTTGCCCATGTCCAGGCCGCTACCACCGCCGAAGGCGACCACGCCATCGTGTTTGCCTGCGCGCCAGGCGTCGAGCCCTCCCGCCAGATTGGCTTCAATCGGATTGGGCTTGAGGTCGCAAAACAGCGCGACACCGAGGCCGGCGGCGCGCAACGATTCCAGCGCCGCCGTGGTGATCGGGGCACGCGCCAGGCCGCTGTCGGTGACCAGCAACGGTCGCTGGATCCCTTGGCTGCGGCAGACTTCGGCCAGTTCGGCGATGCGGCCGACGCCAAAGCGGATGCTCGTGGGGTAGTTCCAGTTCGCGGTCAGGCTCATGGCTCAGATCTCGTGGCGTAGATGGAAGGATTTCGCCCGGGTCAGGTGTTCATAGCCAAGGCGCGACAGCGTTACGCCGCGCCCGCTGTTTTTCACCCCGGTCCAGGCCAGGGCCGGGTCCAGATAATCGCAGCGGTTCATGAACACGGTGCCGGTGGCGATCTCGTTACCGAGGCGTTCGGCGGCGACGAGGTCTTGCGTCCAGATAGAAGCGCTGAGCCCGAACTCACTGTCGTTCATCAACGCGATGGCTTCGTCGTCGCTGGCCACCGGCATGATGCCGACCACCGGACCGAAGCTTTCCTCGCGCATCACCGCCATTTGATGGGTGACGTCCACCAACACCTGCGGCGCCAGGTAGGCGCTGCCCGGCGTGTCGGCGGGAAAGCCCTTTGGATCGATCATCGCCCTGGCCCCTTGCGCCAATGCATCGGCAATCTGCCGGCGCACGAATTCAGCGGCGCTCGGCGTGATCAGCGGGCCGAGGGTGGTGGCTTCGTCCAGCGGGTTGCCCAGTACGTATTGGCGGGTCAAGTCGACGAAGCGCTCGACAAAGGCCGGGTAAATTTTTTTATCGACATAGATGCGCTCGACGGCGCAGCAGCTCTGCCCGGAGTTGAAGAAACTGCCGTCCACCAGGTTTTCCACCGCATGCTCAAGGTTGGCGTCTGCCCGGACGTAGGCGGGGTCTTTGCCGCCGAGCTCCAGGCCCACGCCGAGGAAGCGGCCCATGGCGGCAGCTTCCATGGCCTTGCCGGCGTCGACTGAACCGGTGAAATTCACCTGGTGCACGCGTCCTGAAGCGATGATCATGGCGGTCTGCTGATGATCGAGCAGCAAGTTGTGGAACAGGCCTTCGGGCAGATGGGCGCGGCGAAACGCTTCGGC
This genomic stretch from Pseudomonas wuhanensis harbors:
- a CDS encoding MFS transporter; this encodes MKLITQSGSVRWALASLSLSMLMPSLDTSIANAGLPTLAEAFDASFQQVQWIVLAYLLAITTLIVSVGRLGDIVGRRRLLLTGIGIFTLSSLACGVAPSLGWLVGARAVQGLGAAIMLALTVAFVGETVPKAQTGSAMGLLGTMSAIGTTLGPSLGGMLIAGLGWQAIFLLNVPLGILNIWLAYRYLPADARRAKARWVGFDKAGTLLLGLTLGAYALAMTIGHGDFGLLNIALLLTAVFGAGFFIVVEARVASPLIKLALFREPGLSASLAMSMLVSTVMMATLVVGPFYLSGALGLGTALVGLALSVGPLVAALTGMPAGRLVDRFGTRRMTLVGLVAMALGTGALSMMPAGLGILGYLAPIAVITASYALFQAANNTAIMTDIRPDQRGVIAGMLSLSRNLGLITGASVMGAVFAFASATANITTASPAAIANGMRITFAVAMVLIVLALVVALARRVSHCCTACSNELQ
- a CDS encoding quinone oxidoreductase family protein; the protein is MVSVVRIAHTGAPEVMTIEQVSAHEPGPGEVWLEQEAIGVNFLDVSQRKGTVPLPLPSGLGLEGAGRVAAIGAGVSNVKVGDRVAYATGPVGAYASARLFPAERLVPIPDALTAEEAAAVLFKGITAQYLLKTTYPVGPGTTLVLYGVAGGLGQIMATWAKHLGAFVIGIVSRAASVETAKALGCDAVLVFNAQTLAADVAEITRGKKADVVYDPIGRVSFEASLDCLRPRGLMVSFGASSGAPTAVEVATLNAKGSLFLTRPSLAAHTTDIAEYRQRADDVLAAVEAGIIKPGIWGRYALAEVAKAHADLEGGQSRGAIVLKP
- a CDS encoding LysR family transcriptional regulator, which gives rise to MNPLDSRHIDEIAALLAVASAHSFVAAGRLLQRHPTVISKRLAAMEKRLGVRLMERTTRQVRLTDAGNRLVERLRSATGLIIEAEQEASLGAAQVRGVLRLAFPAAMGRLWLASMLPEFLAAHPLVSVEVDYSDRVVDIIGEGFDAAIRIGELNDNRLVAKKLSDHRRILCASPSYIEQHGLPTSPKELTEHNCLGFTGLAAFPEWRLSKGDRQEKVITRGTLTSNDGEALLAAAKAGVGILGAGEWLMSREIANGQMVRVLPEWDLDAQGGIYLVRASAAFTPATLMAFKEWLEARFAQGPPWQMPVI
- a CDS encoding dienelactone hydrolase family protein, translated to MQFTDPEIIAEYITYPSPKGHGQVRGYWVRPAKATGKLPAVVVVHENRGLNPYIEDVARRLAKAGFIALAPDGLTSVGGYPGNDDKGRELQQTVDPEKLMNDFFAAIEWLMKHDATRGKIGITGFCYGGGVANAAAVAYPELGAAVPFYGANQGQKSPDEGRIPPQLALCRGCLQYIHAHEVTCPHCDADVAAAEAVHQTDRARQQAIINTLTGLLGMPRNTLM
- a CDS encoding amino acid permease gives rise to the protein MSPVSQPGATAPQDDDLKVLHSMGYAQQLSRRMGVFSNFAISFSIICILSGGINSLAQGTSGAGGAAIGIGWPLGCLISGVFAMAMAQISSAYPTAGGLYHWGSILGNRFTGWLTAWFNLLGLITVLGAINVGTYYFFFGAFGPALGMEDTITTRITFLAILTGLQALCNHFGIGLTAKLTDFSGYLIFATALALTIVCLIAAPSYEFVRLVTFGNYSGEAGGNVWPQVSNGWVFMLGLLLPIYTITGYDASAHTSEETHRASVSVPVGMVSSVAWSLLFGWVMLCSFVLMLPSMDEAAKQGWNVFFWAMDTQVNPAIKMALYLAIFISQVLCGLATVTSVSRMIFAFSRDGGLPFSKALASVSPTHRSPVPAIWTGATLAVLFVWGSSLVSIGETPVYTIVVSCTVIFLFFSFIIPIVLGLFTYGTPKWPHMGPWNMGRGLYSLFAILSILSMVLIFAIGIQPPNDWALYITLGFLILTAIVWFAFEARRFQGPPVGEMIIKRQAEIAATEEALNKQAES
- a CDS encoding iron-containing alcohol dehydrogenase; its protein translation is MSLTANWNYPTSIRFGVGRIAELAEVCRSQGIQRPLLVTDSGLARAPITTAALESLRAAGLGVALFCDLKPNPIEANLAGGLDAWRAGKHDGVVAFGGGSGLDMGKLIAFMSGQTRPVWDFEDIGDYWTRADESSIAPIIAVPTTAGTGSEVGRAAVIIDERTHTKRIIFHPKMMPRVVISDPALTVGMPAKVTAGTGMDAFAHCLESYCAPGFHPMAEGIAVEGMRLVANALVRAVHTPSDLDARAQMLAAAAMGATAFQKGLGGMHALAHPVGALYDTHHGMTNATLMPYVLKFNRPAIEERITRLAAYLRLPSPGFDSFLAFVLKLRKDIGVPHTLFELGVDDKQIDLIADMAIVDPCAGGNPLPLTRTGAAEIFDAAFHGRL
- a CDS encoding aldehyde dehydrogenase family protein, with the translated sequence MTEIVQLISPVDGRVYAERRRADAAQIEQALVAAETAQAQWKRRPLSERAAFCSAAVDAMLAMKDEIVPELAWQMGRPVRFGAGELRGFEERARHMIAIAPEALAAIEPAPVAGFQRYIKREPLGTVLVVAPWNYPYLTAVNTIIPALMAGNSVILKHATQTLLVGERFAEAFRRAHLPEGLFHNLLLDHQQTAMIIASGRVHQVNFTGSVDAGKAMEAAAMGRFLGVGLELGGKDPAYVRADANLEHAVENLVDGSFFNSGQSCCAVERIYVDKKIYPAFVERFVDLTRQYVLGNPLDEATTLGPLITPSAAEFVRRQIADALAQGARAMIDPKGFPADTPGSAYLAPQVLVDVTHQMAVMREESFGPVVGIMPVASDDEAIALMNDSEFGLSASIWTQDLVAAERLGNEIATGTVFMNRCDYLDPALAWTGVKNSGRGVTLSRLGYEHLTRAKSFHLRHEI